The Ornithinimicrobium faecis genome includes a window with the following:
- a CDS encoding IclR family transcriptional regulator: MLDTKIQKDSRSSAGPVKSAARALDLLDEIAANGPGTQMQLSTRLHIPKSSLHALLRTMTDRGWLQTDPTGTVYQLGIHSLVVSSAYLDADPVLARAATILDEVSAATGETVHLGRRDAAEVIYTAKRESVHPLRMHSAVGRRLPAYATSLGRALLAELPADQRGTFVPESIAAITPNTTTDKSAVLEIIERAAVQGYATESEESCLGVRCFGVALPLGRRGEDALSVAVPISRLGDGREDFIIETLLSVKARLAAAQGNSLVR; encoded by the coding sequence GTGCTCGACACCAAGATTCAGAAGGACTCCAGGAGCTCGGCGGGACCGGTCAAGTCCGCAGCCCGGGCGCTCGACCTGCTCGATGAGATCGCGGCCAACGGGCCGGGCACGCAGATGCAGCTGTCCACGCGCCTGCACATCCCCAAGAGCAGCCTGCACGCTCTGCTGCGCACGATGACCGACCGTGGCTGGCTCCAGACCGATCCCACCGGGACCGTCTACCAACTCGGCATCCACTCCCTCGTGGTCAGTTCGGCATACCTCGACGCCGACCCCGTGCTCGCCCGCGCTGCGACGATCCTGGACGAGGTGTCTGCCGCCACCGGTGAGACCGTGCACCTGGGACGCCGGGACGCTGCCGAGGTGATCTACACCGCCAAGCGCGAGTCCGTGCACCCGCTGCGCATGCACTCCGCGGTCGGTCGCCGGCTGCCGGCCTACGCCACGTCCCTGGGCCGCGCACTGCTCGCCGAGTTGCCAGCTGACCAGCGCGGCACCTTTGTCCCGGAGTCGATCGCGGCCATTACCCCCAACACCACCACGGACAAGAGTGCCGTCCTCGAGATCATCGAACGCGCCGCTGTCCAGGGTTACGCCACGGAGAGCGAGGAGTCGTGCCTGGGTGTGCGGTGCTTCGGCGTGGCGCTCCCCCTCGGCCGCAGGGGGGAGGACGCCCTCAGCGTTGCCGTGCCGATCAGTCGTCTCGGCGACGGGCGCGAGGACTTCATCATCGAGACGCTGCTCAGCGTCAAGGCTAGGCTCGCAGCGGCCCAGGGCAACAGCTTGGTGCGCTGA
- the kduI gene encoding 5-dehydro-4-deoxy-D-glucuronate isomerase, translating to MTELRETYLVGDLFASGEVRGTYTHEDRMLIGGALPNGGPLELPAWAEVLGTESHLEGRELGVINVGAPGYVLVEGEEFELEHLDGLFVGRGTQEVSFAGDGAAFYLVSAPAHATYPTQLLRHVEVEPVALGSGEAANERELFRYAWGQDVQTAVLQFGVTVIANGSVWNTYPPHLHQRRTEIYCYVDLDEADRVFHFMGQPGATRHLILRNREAVISPPWSIHSGAGTGSYAFIWAMAGENNCYTDLRPVAVEDL from the coding sequence ATGACGGAGCTCCGAGAGACGTACCTCGTGGGTGACCTCTTCGCGAGCGGAGAGGTCCGGGGCACCTACACCCACGAGGACCGGATGCTCATCGGCGGGGCACTGCCCAACGGTGGTCCGCTGGAGCTGCCGGCCTGGGCGGAGGTGCTGGGGACTGAGTCACACCTGGAGGGTCGTGAACTCGGGGTCATCAACGTCGGAGCTCCCGGCTACGTCCTCGTCGAGGGCGAGGAGTTTGAGCTCGAGCACCTCGACGGGCTCTTTGTCGGGCGGGGGACCCAGGAGGTGTCCTTTGCCGGTGACGGTGCCGCGTTCTACCTCGTCTCGGCGCCGGCCCACGCGACCTACCCGACCCAGTTGCTGCGGCACGTCGAGGTCGAGCCGGTCGCCCTCGGCTCTGGCGAGGCAGCCAACGAGCGCGAACTGTTCAGATATGCGTGGGGCCAGGACGTGCAGACCGCGGTGCTCCAGTTCGGGGTGACGGTGATCGCCAACGGATCAGTGTGGAACACCTACCCGCCGCACCTGCACCAGCGACGGACCGAGATCTACTGCTACGTCGACCTGGACGAGGCGGACCGCGTCTTCCACTTCATGGGTCAGCCCGGAGCCACCCGTCACCTCATCCTCCGCAACCGGGAGGCCGTGATCTCCCCGCCGTGGTCCATCCACTCGGGGGCGGGCACGGGCTCCTATGCCTTCATCTGGGCGATGGCGGGCGAGAACAACTGCTACACCGACCTGCGCCCCGTCGCGGTGGAGGACCTGTGA
- the kduD gene encoding 2-dehydro-3-deoxy-D-gluconate 5-dehydrogenase KduD yields MTSPAGTVTGSGSTTATGTAAAAPARSPFDMNGRRALVTGAGRGLGSAIALGLASAGADLVLMGRPGSQDGTASRVAELGGHAEVVDLDVSDLGSIESTCAELLAGRRVDVVVNNAGIIDREDTVSVSREAWQRVLDVNLNGLFLLCQHLGRPMVERGHGKIVNIASLLSFQGGLRVASYAASKHGVAGVTKALANEWGPHGVQVNAIAPGYMVTDNTAALRDDVERSRSILDRIPAGRWGTAKDIAGAVVFLSSSAADYVNGHVLVVDGGWMAR; encoded by the coding sequence GTGACCAGTCCGGCAGGCACCGTGACGGGCTCCGGCAGCACGACGGCCACGGGCACCGCGGCGGCCGCACCCGCACGCTCGCCCTTTGACATGAACGGCAGGCGCGCCCTGGTTACCGGTGCCGGCCGCGGACTCGGGAGCGCGATCGCCCTCGGGCTGGCCAGCGCCGGTGCGGACCTGGTCCTCATGGGCCGACCCGGCAGCCAAGACGGCACGGCCTCGCGCGTCGCCGAGCTCGGCGGCCACGCCGAGGTCGTCGACCTGGACGTCAGCGACCTGGGGTCCATCGAGTCGACCTGCGCCGAACTCCTCGCCGGTCGCCGGGTGGACGTGGTGGTCAACAATGCCGGCATCATCGACCGTGAGGACACCGTCTCGGTGAGCCGTGAGGCCTGGCAGCGGGTGCTGGACGTCAACCTCAACGGCCTGTTCCTGCTCTGCCAACACTTGGGACGCCCGATGGTCGAGCGCGGCCACGGCAAGATCGTCAACATCGCGAGTCTCCTGTCCTTCCAGGGCGGGCTGCGCGTGGCCTCGTATGCAGCCAGCAAGCACGGTGTCGCAGGCGTCACCAAGGCCCTGGCCAACGAGTGGGGGCCGCACGGCGTCCAGGTGAACGCGATTGCGCCGGGCTATATGGTCACCGACAACACCGCAGCACTGCGGGACGACGTCGAGCGATCCCGGTCCATCCTGGACCGGATTCCCGCGGGGCGCTGGGGGACTGCCAAGGACATCGCGGGGGCAGTGGTCTTCCTCAGTTCATCGGCCGCCGATTACGTCAACGGCCACGTCCTGGTCGTCGACGGGGGCTGGATGGCCAGGTAG